One window of Mangrovibacterium diazotrophicum genomic DNA carries:
- a CDS encoding fasciclin domain-containing protein codes for MDKHYESPDWLKGSAWEVLEGQGDYSIFLEGAELAGFKPILEGKSLVTVMAPNDEAFATYLTKAGKGSIADFTVAELQKLIGFHIMYYSYTEDKLVNFRPGQGDDATEDEKNVGAGLYYKFRTRSYEAPTLEIDTAGNEVTVYHAEAMLPVFSYRMFDTKGIDAKYNYEYFYSGSTWTGDQGFNVSNASVDEYEVITGNGYLYMVDRVVEPLNTIYNELKSRSDYSTYLKLYDNYDYYEYDDQLTVDFGNGTDLYLHLHELPLASIALEWPSSNYRNIYTNSSLAFSTFAPSNTAFDQFFDEYWAPGGYANLDSVNSIAMRYLIRNTFYGSSIVFPEEIKGGEVVNSYNTTIYFDVDAVPAENRVVCQNGVFYGLEELTPPDMYKSVTGPAFQNKDLSWYLYMLDATSLLVGLSSDESSFTLLIPSNAQMTEGGMGVVDGELWSSDDGDYASMSNSAMTETVNLHTVTGNKTISTSGTQVLRTNIPYSYWYLKDGQITTSVLFNSYFENPSSTVEFYDLTETSYNGLPWSNGKAYTYDSPEIFRPVLSTASAEYRLAITSDATYPYQKFSQLLRTAGVVNSSAGTIDFLDVVRADEAHFMVFVPTNDALDAAIAAGKIPGVDTAGGLTDADALAAYLRCYFVPAEYNGLTTYPYLGSGVNGNYSTIRSYLSGGNIASTLTITDNGSKLSVQLNDASYGTGTSVDVVPDFDYFPFSYSDGGVHYINGVL; via the coding sequence ATGGATAAGCATTATGAGTCTCCTGACTGGTTAAAAGGTAGTGCCTGGGAGGTACTGGAAGGCCAGGGAGATTATTCTATTTTTCTTGAAGGCGCCGAACTAGCCGGTTTTAAACCCATTTTAGAAGGTAAAAGTTTGGTGACCGTTATGGCTCCAAACGATGAAGCCTTCGCCACTTACCTGACAAAAGCTGGTAAAGGTTCCATTGCAGATTTTACAGTTGCAGAACTGCAAAAACTCATTGGTTTCCACATCATGTATTATTCTTACACTGAAGACAAATTGGTGAACTTCCGACCAGGTCAGGGTGACGATGCTACAGAAGATGAAAAGAACGTAGGAGCAGGATTGTACTACAAATTCCGTACACGCAGTTACGAAGCACCCACCTTGGAAATTGATACAGCTGGTAATGAAGTGACAGTATATCACGCTGAAGCGATGTTGCCGGTATTCTCGTATCGGATGTTTGATACGAAAGGTATTGACGCAAAATACAACTACGAGTATTTCTACTCCGGTTCTACCTGGACTGGAGATCAGGGCTTTAATGTTTCGAATGCGTCAGTCGATGAGTATGAGGTGATTACCGGTAACGGTTATCTATATATGGTTGATCGTGTCGTTGAACCATTGAATACAATTTATAACGAGTTGAAAAGTCGTTCAGATTATTCAACCTATTTGAAATTGTACGACAATTACGATTATTACGAATACGATGACCAATTAACCGTTGACTTTGGTAATGGCACCGATTTGTATCTTCACCTGCACGAATTGCCTTTGGCTTCCATTGCATTGGAATGGCCGTCTTCGAACTATCGGAATATTTACACAAATTCGAGCTTGGCTTTCAGTACGTTTGCACCTTCAAATACAGCCTTTGACCAATTTTTTGACGAGTACTGGGCTCCGGGAGGATATGCAAATCTGGATTCAGTTAATAGCATCGCGATGCGCTACTTAATCAGAAACACTTTTTACGGTTCGTCTATTGTTTTCCCTGAAGAGATTAAAGGCGGCGAAGTTGTGAATAGTTACAATACAACAATTTATTTCGATGTTGACGCAGTACCCGCCGAAAACCGCGTGGTTTGTCAAAACGGTGTTTTCTACGGTTTGGAAGAGTTAACTCCACCGGATATGTACAAATCAGTAACCGGTCCGGCTTTCCAGAATAAGGATCTTTCGTGGTATCTGTATATGCTTGATGCAACCAGTTTGTTGGTTGGTTTGTCGAGCGATGAATCCAGTTTCACACTTTTGATTCCAAGCAACGCGCAAATGACAGAAGGTGGAATGGGAGTTGTAGATGGCGAGCTGTGGTCGTCTGACGATGGCGATTATGCGTCGATGAGCAATTCAGCTATGACCGAGACTGTTAACCTGCACACGGTGACTGGAAATAAAACAATATCAACAAGTGGTACACAAGTGCTTCGCACCAATATCCCTTATTCATACTGGTATCTGAAAGATGGTCAAATTACAACGAGCGTCTTATTCAATAGCTATTTTGAAAATCCAAGCAGCACAGTTGAGTTCTACGACTTAACTGAAACAAGTTACAACGGTTTGCCTTGGAGTAACGGTAAGGCTTATACCTACGACAGCCCCGAAATTTTCAGACCAGTCCTTTCTACAGCCTCTGCTGAATATCGTTTGGCGATTACTTCAGATGCTACCTATCCGTATCAGAAGTTTTCTCAGCTGTTGCGGACTGCCGGTGTTGTAAATTCATCTGCAGGAACAATTGATTTTCTGGATGTTGTTCGTGCTGACGAGGCGCATTTTATGGTGTTTGTACCAACTAATGATGCGCTTGACGCAGCCATTGCAGCAGGTAAAATTCCAGGTGTAGATACAGCTGGCGGGCTGACTGACGCGGATGCGTTGGCGGCTTACTTGAGATGCTATTTTGTGCCTGCAGAATACAACGGTCTTACAACTTATCCTTATCTAGGATCAGGTGTAAACGGGAATTATTCAACAATCAGATCCTACCTGTCAGGCGGAAATATTGCCTCTACGTTGACAATCACTGATAACGGATCAAAATTGAGTGTACAATTGAATGATGCAAGCTATGGTACCGGAACGAGTGTAGATGTAGTTCCTGACTTCGATTATTTCCCATTTTCCTATAGTGATGGTGGGGTACACTATATCAACGGGGTACTTTAA